One segment of Toxoplasma gondii ME49 chromosome VI, whole genome shotgun sequence DNA contains the following:
- a CDS encoding hypothetical protein (encoded by transcript TGME49_240730~Predicted trans-membrane domain (TMHMM2.0):34-54:63-86:118-138:142-162): MLQANKTRVVADLACETLEIRHLELRYWIDVFKRFGVLAAFLGGFASSVSLIHTRGQDTKSANLLFVLAAGGAMGFNLVLLVVSVLCSLFGPGKALTGRGDESYTVAIGIMERMYRHCLVLFRLGLLCYLAASIFAVFSMFPFLSAAMVSGVFLSFAYLLALRSAQLRAKFVPQNFSSGSLKASPVRDIGAELTGREDPSLGGFVFDASFGKRI, from the exons ATGCTGCAAGCGAACAAGACTCGGGTAGTGGCGGATCTGGCATGTGAGACGCTGGAAATTCGACATCTGGAGCTTCGTTACTGGATAGATGTCTTCAAGAGGTTCGGGGTGCTCGCCGCCTTTCTCGGCGGCTTTGCCTCTTCGGTCAGCCTCATCCATACGCGCGGCCAAGATACGAAGAGCGCGaatctcctcttcgtcctcgcggCTGGAGGCGCGATGGGATTCAACCTTGTTCTCCTGGTCGTCAGCGTCCTCTGCTCGCTGTTCGGACCGGGAAAAGCTCTCACAGGCCGCGGCGACGAATCCTACACCGTG GCGATTGGAATCATGGAGAGGATGTACAGACACTGCCTGGTCCTTTTTCGCCTGGGCCTGCTGTGTTATCTGGCGGCGTCGATCTTTGCAGTCTTCAGTATGTTTCCGTTCCTTTCCGCGGCGATGGTTTccggcgtcttcctctcgttcgcctACCTCCTCGCTCTCAGATCTGCGCAGTTGCGCGCGAAGTTCGTCCCTCAGAACTTCTCCTCTGGCTCTCTGAAGGCCAGCCCAGTGAGAGACATCGGCGCGGAACtgacggggagagaagatCCCAGTCTCGGAGGCTTCGTCTTCGACGCCTCCTTTGGCAAGCGCAtctga